One Coffea eugenioides isolate CCC68of chromosome 2, Ceug_1.0, whole genome shotgun sequence genomic window, AAACATCCTCAAGATATAAACTGGATAAAAGACAATATCTACGGCAACCAATGGGCGAAGAAAATTCCTAAGGGTTTAAATTCAGAAAAATGCTAGAAGTTTCAACTTTCAAGGGAATCAAAGTCAGAATCTACAACCTTTAACCGTCTGGCAAGCTCATTAGCATGCAGCACATTAGAAAGCTTTGATTGACCATAAGCAAAGAAGCTGCTGTACCTGCAGCATAAAAGTGTGAGAACATGTGAGGGGTTTTTCAAGAATGATGGTCAAAAAACCTCCCCGCACTACCTCCCTACACACTATCCCTTATTAATTCTACACAAATTTCATaaacaattttttctttttctaattgaGGGAGCTCTCTAAAACTCTTACCGTTTCTACATGATAATGTCACAGGCAAGGCGTGGAGGGCTATCCCCTCACTTCCCCATAATCCTGCCTCTCCTTCTTCACAATTACCTTCTAGAAAATGACAGTTATGATTTTTTCCTACACTACCTGTAAAATAGTTCTAACTTAATACTTTGACAAGTTTGCTTTATGTTTATCCCCATTTACACGAGAAAATTGCATGCCATTTATTTGTGTATTACTACTTTGTAGTGCATGAGATGTACTCAGTAACTCCCTAAGAAGAATCTCCAATTTTGCACTTCCTAAGTCTACTTGTTGGCATGATGAGCAGTTCGAGACATGGGCATGAATGGTTTTTACTTTTGACAGGTAGGCGGCTGTTTGGACTCTCAAGAGTACCCAAAAATCCAAGTCTCAACCACCACATGACAAAACACACGCACCATTTTATAAAATAAGGAGATAGAAGAAACAGAATCTCAGTATGGTAGTACCTTCAAGCTACAGACATGAGTTTGAAGCTTtggcattaaaaaaaaaaaaaaacaatgataAACTATGGTTTGAGAGTCTAGAACAGAATAACATATAGAAATGTTAACACAATTAAGCACTGGCAACCACAAGCTTACCCTTCTTGGTCGTTGATTTTATCAAAACGCACACCTTCACGATAGGGATAGCGGTGAGCTTCTGATGCAACAATCACGATCCTTCCCTCTCTCTTAGTTTGATGAcatgttttcttcattttgtccAACAACAAGTTAGTCAAAAGAAAATGACCTGCATAACAGATACAAAACTAAAGATGGTAATGAAGATAAAGTGTTGATGTCAACAAGAACTATGCTGAGTTCCAATCCAATTACTGCTAAAAAATTTGAACATACAAAATTTGTGGATGCAATTCAACTTGCTGCAGTGAACGGTTTGTCCCATAAAGAATAGGACCTACCTAAGTGATTTGTGGCAAACTGCAATTCAATGTTGTCCTTGGATAGCTTGAATGGGGTCGCCATGACTCCAGCATTATTACTTAACATAGAGAAGACAAAGACCAATCCCAGgagtcaaaaacaaaaaaaagaataaacaaataagcaaattataagcaaataaaatttacaaaatcGGAAAAAAATACCAGGCACTTAATAAAGAGACAAGATGAGAGGAGACAAAGTTAGAAGAGTCTGATTGCTGTATAGATAGCATTTATTTACATTAGGATATTCAAGGGACGGCCAGACGACTTAAACTCCTTTGCAAAATTTCTCACAGATGCAAGTGAACTGAGGTCTAACTCCGAGACATCAACTTTAGCTTCAGGGGTTTCCTTAACAATTGCATCTTTAACCTCTTGGCCAGCAGCCATGTTTCTGACCCCCATTACAACACGGACACCACGCAGTGCAAGAACACGAGCTGTTTCAGCACCAATACCACTTGAAGCCCCTGCAATTTTGTTTGTTGTTATACTACGTCATTCCATGCGTTCAAAGTTCAAACTGATACTCTTAATCAATCATAAAGGCCCACAGCcatgaaaaaggaaacgaaAACGAAAGTACCAATGTACTAGACGAGTATAAACAAATTGAAGGGCAACAAAACTAGTAGACTATTTTCGGAGCAGTATTCACTTCTCCacaaaagagaagaagaatAAACGAATAAAGAAATCtaaggacccgaaaaatttaatgaaaaaaatgtGGACAGAAAGGTTCAATTGAGAAGGAACGGAGAGATAAGAGCAAGTGGAGGACCTGTGACAATGGCAGTGAGACCAGAGCCATCAATCCCCTGCGTGACTTCCTCAGCAGTGGAAGAGGATGAGAACCCAGATggcccttttcttttgaa contains:
- the LOC113761036 gene encoding short-chain dehydrogenase TIC 32, chloroplastic-like isoform X1 encodes the protein MWLFKRKGPSGFSSSSTAEEVTQGIDGSGLTAIVTGASSGIGAETARVLALRGVRVVMGVRNMAAGQEVKDAIVKETPEAKVDVSELDLSSLASVRNFAKEFKSSGRPLNILINNAGVMATPFKLSKDNIELQFATNHLGHFLLTNLLLDKMKKTCHQTKREGRIVIVASEAHRYPYREGVRFDKINDQEGYSSFFAYGQSKLSNVLHANELARRLKQEDDADITANSLHPGAITTNLFRHVGILGGLASTVGKYVLKNIPQGASTTCYVALHPQVKGISGEYFGDNNIAKASSMAMDADLGRRLWDFSVSLTNPK
- the LOC113761036 gene encoding short-chain dehydrogenase TIC 32, chloroplastic-like isoform X2, which translates into the protein MWLFKRKGPSGFSSSSTAEEVTQGIDGSGLTAIVTGASSGIGAETARVLALRGVRVVMGVRNMAAGQEVKDAIVKETPEAKVDVSELDLSSLASVRNFAKEFKSSGRPLNILINNAGVMATPFKLSKDNIELQFATNHLGHFLLTNLLLDKMKKTCHQTKREGRIVIVASEAHRYPYREGVRFDKINDQEGYSSFFAYGQSKLSNVLHANELARRLKEDDADITANSLHPGAITTNLFRHVGILGGLASTVGKYVLKNIPQGASTTCYVALHPQVKGISGEYFGDNNIAKASSMAMDADLGRRLWDFSVSLTNPK